Proteins co-encoded in one Sulfuricystis thermophila genomic window:
- a CDS encoding sigma-54-dependent transcriptional regulator has product MSAGVCLIEDDPFVGNPLSERLEMDGYACDWFQTGAEALAALRKDRYQLAISDIRLPDISGEELFVTLRQEDIHLPPFLFITGHGTIDQAVRLLKLGAQDYITKPFDISALMAKVRSLCDSRLTIADTQSLGVSSAMRTIEALLPRLATSRSPVLITGESGVGKEEVARHLHRLSDPAGNKPFVAVNCGAIPENLIESELFGHEKGSFTGAVKSRSGVFEQADGGTLFLDEIGEMPLPMQVKLLRAIQDNAVVPVGGEAPRPVDIRLVCATHRDLKAMVESGEFREDLFYRIHVIHLPIPPLRERRDDILWLAERFLAEIGRRERRVLSISARAADAMMNYPWPGNIRELRHCLERAAVLSTSDCFEPPAIFGGAMALAEAANNPANRQPLGDYLEACERDYIGRALNEAGGKITRAAVLLGISRKNLWQKMRRLGISSTSGDDA; this is encoded by the coding sequence ATGAGTGCTGGAGTTTGTCTGATCGAAGACGATCCTTTCGTCGGTAATCCGCTGTCGGAGCGCCTGGAAATGGATGGTTATGCCTGCGACTGGTTCCAGACGGGAGCCGAGGCGCTGGCGGCCCTGCGCAAAGACCGCTATCAGCTAGCCATCAGTGACATCCGCTTGCCCGACATCAGTGGCGAAGAGCTGTTCGTAACCTTGCGTCAAGAAGACATCCATCTGCCGCCATTCCTTTTTATCACCGGCCATGGCACCATCGATCAGGCCGTCCGGCTGCTAAAGCTCGGCGCCCAGGATTACATCACCAAGCCCTTCGACATCAGTGCGCTGATGGCGAAGGTGCGCAGCCTGTGCGATAGCCGTCTGACCATCGCCGACACACAGAGTCTGGGCGTCTCGTCGGCCATGCGCACGATCGAGGCCTTGCTGCCGCGGCTTGCCACTAGCCGCAGCCCGGTGCTGATCACCGGCGAGTCCGGCGTCGGCAAGGAAGAGGTGGCGCGTCACTTACATCGCTTGAGCGATCCCGCGGGCAACAAACCCTTCGTCGCCGTCAACTGCGGTGCGATTCCAGAGAATCTGATCGAGTCGGAACTTTTTGGCCATGAGAAAGGCAGTTTCACTGGAGCGGTGAAGTCACGCAGCGGTGTGTTCGAACAGGCCGACGGCGGAACGCTGTTCCTAGACGAGATTGGTGAAATGCCGCTGCCGATGCAGGTCAAATTGCTACGGGCGATCCAGGACAACGCGGTCGTGCCGGTTGGCGGAGAAGCGCCCCGTCCGGTGGATATCCGTCTGGTCTGCGCGACACATCGCGACCTGAAGGCGATGGTGGAAAGTGGCGAGTTTCGCGAAGACCTGTTTTATCGCATCCACGTCATTCACCTGCCGATTCCGCCACTCCGAGAACGGCGCGACGACATCCTCTGGTTGGCCGAACGTTTCCTCGCAGAGATCGGTCGTCGGGAGCGCAGGGTGCTTTCGATCTCGGCGCGTGCCGCGGACGCGATGATGAACTATCCCTGGCCGGGCAATATTCGCGAACTGCGCCACTGTCTCGAACGTGCCGCGGTTCTGTCCACCAGTGACTGTTTCGAGCCACCGGCGATTTTCGGCGGGGCGATGGCCTTGGCGGAGGCGGCGAACAATCCGGCAAATCGCCAGCCACTCGGCGATTATCTCGAAGCCTGTGAGCGTGACTACATCGGTCGGGCGTTGAACGAGGCTGGCGGGAAAATCACCCGGGCAGCGGTGTTGTTGGGGATCAGTCGCAAGAATTTGTGGCAGAAAATGCGCCGACTCGGCATCAGCTCAACCAGTGGCGATGATGCCTGA
- a CDS encoding sensor histidine kinase, with the protein MRRFFDLSLRHKLPLWGSALIIAATLLVSSGLMYRAYADLKHDVIVSATGLGQTLAKPLFQALLHDDLWRAIETINAPLQEKSRDAPMQASVIFILDPALKIKASTSPRSMPLDAGLSDLGDDYRLLADALTTTDPQRNHIFEFPASDYLHITTPLAEEGGYLGTLVITHSKSDFLPRFSSIAFEGAGMGLLALAILLPINWYWGRRMAEPLVQLASNMAQMVRGAPANLNPELYAYHDELGQLFNAYRQAAVEISAKAALEHEMLRSERLAAVGRLAAGIAHEVNNPLTGMLIALDNLKHHDVADCNDAKLLRALEFLERGLLHVSETVGALLVETRVQLRPLEQHDFEDVRTLIEPQAISKSLRLDWQVTVTEAIPVAAGQVRQILINLLLNAVQATANGGEIRLSAERRNDELWLEVANDGAPPSPEVLAHIFEPFVSGREGGHGLGLWVTYQTVQQLGGNIVIDTPDGKVIFRVRLPIKEVK; encoded by the coding sequence ATGCGACGGTTTTTCGATCTCAGCTTGCGCCATAAGCTGCCTCTGTGGGGCAGTGCGCTCATCATCGCCGCCACACTGCTGGTTTCCTCTGGCCTGATGTACCGCGCCTACGCCGATTTGAAACACGATGTCATCGTCAGTGCCACCGGTCTTGGCCAGACGCTGGCGAAGCCTTTGTTCCAGGCATTGCTCCATGACGACCTGTGGCGCGCCATCGAAACCATCAATGCGCCATTGCAGGAGAAAAGCCGCGATGCACCGATGCAGGCGAGCGTGATTTTCATCCTTGATCCAGCGCTCAAAATCAAGGCATCGACATCGCCACGCAGCATGCCGTTGGATGCCGGGCTGAGTGACTTGGGAGATGACTATCGCCTCCTGGCAGACGCCCTGACAACCACCGATCCGCAACGAAATCACATCTTTGAATTTCCCGCATCGGATTATCTGCATATCACTACACCGCTGGCGGAGGAGGGGGGCTATCTCGGCACCCTGGTCATTACGCATTCCAAGAGTGATTTCCTGCCGCGATTTTCCAGCATCGCATTCGAAGGTGCAGGCATGGGCCTGTTGGCTCTCGCGATTCTGCTGCCTATCAACTGGTATTGGGGACGGCGCATGGCCGAACCGCTCGTGCAATTGGCCAGCAATATGGCCCAGATGGTCAGGGGCGCGCCGGCCAACCTGAATCCCGAGCTGTATGCCTACCATGACGAACTCGGTCAGCTGTTCAACGCCTATCGCCAGGCAGCGGTCGAAATCAGCGCCAAAGCGGCTCTTGAGCATGAAATGCTGCGTAGCGAACGCCTCGCGGCGGTCGGTAGGCTGGCGGCCGGTATCGCCCATGAGGTCAATAATCCGTTGACCGGCATGCTCATCGCCTTGGACAATCTCAAGCATCACGATGTGGCAGATTGCAACGATGCCAAGCTTCTGCGCGCCCTTGAGTTTCTCGAGCGTGGCCTGCTCCACGTGTCTGAAACCGTCGGGGCTTTGCTCGTCGAAACGCGCGTCCAACTGCGTCCGCTCGAACAGCATGATTTCGAGGATGTCCGCACCTTGATCGAGCCTCAGGCCATAAGCAAGTCGTTGCGGCTCGACTGGCAGGTTACCGTCACGGAAGCGATTCCCGTCGCGGCTGGACAGGTGCGCCAGATCCTGATTAACCTGCTGCTAAATGCCGTCCAGGCTACGGCCAACGGGGGTGAAATCCGCTTATCCGCAGAAAGACGCAATGATGAATTGTGGTTGGAAGTGGCCAATGATGGTGCACCGCCTTCCCCCGAGGTGCTTGCCCACATCTTTGAGCCCTTCGTTTCCGGGCGCGAGGGAGGACATGGTCTCGGGCTGTGGGTGACCTATCAGACCGTTCAGCAGTTGGGCGGGAACATTGTGATCGATACACCCGACGGCAAGGTGATCTTCCGCGTCCGCCTGCCCATCAAGGAAGTCAAATGA